Part of the candidate division WOR-3 bacterium genome is shown below.
ATATTCTTCGCGCCAAAAATTATTTTGAAGAAAGAATTGAAATTTATGCTTTTCTCTATGATAATGCTGATGCTAATGATTTGATAAATAAGATTAGTCTGCTTAGCGGTGTGCGTCAAGTTCAATATGTTTCCAAAGCACAAGCCCTCAAAGAACTTAAGAATGATTTAGGCGATAATGCTCAATTGTTAGATATCTTAGGTCATAATCCATTGCCTGCAGGCTTAAGAATCCAAATCGAACCTAACTACAAGTTAGCAAGTCGATTATCTGAATTAGAAGAAAAGATAAGATTATTAAGAGGTGTGCGAGAAACTTGGTCAGGCAAAGATATTTTAGTTCGGTTGCAAAGAATTATTCGTATAATCATAGGCTTAGATGCGGGTATATTGTTAATAGTTTTTATTGCCGTTGTTTTTATCATCTCACGAACCGTTGAGTCAACAATTTTAGCCCGTTCGCGAGAGATTGAAATTATGCGACTAGTTGGCGCTTCATCCAATATGGTTAAGTTTCCCTTTTATATTGAAGGTCTATCGCATGGACTTTTAGGAAGTATTATTTCATTTATTATTATGATAATCTTATTTTATATTGTGGCAATTGAAGTTCCGATGTTATCGCTGCCTATTTTTTCTTTATTAATTTTTAATGTCATTGCCGGAAGTTTTTTAGGTCTCAGTGGTTCTTATATTGCTTTATCCCATGTTCTGAAATAGATGATGGGTAGAAACACACAGATAATGTTGCTCTTAGTAAATTTATCATTAATCTTCTTAATTTTTGCTCAAGAAAATATTGAGCATACCCGAAGAGAATTAGAGAAGACCAGAGAAAAACTTCGCGCCTTACAAGAAAAAATTGCATCTTTAGAAAAAGAAGAGTCTGGCGTGCTCAAACGGATTGACGCTTATGCAGAAAAGATTAATCTCACGAAAAAGATGATTCGAGAATTAAAAATTCTTCAAAAGAATAAAGAGAATGAGATTATTGCAGTAACCAATCAAATTATTCAAACCCAAAAACAGATTGAAGCCCGACGGTCAGACTTAGAGAATGTTTTAATAAATTATTATAAGCAACGAAGAATTTATCCTTTAGAAATTATCTTATCTAATCGGTCTTTAGTTGATGTTTATAAGAAGTTCATCTATTTGCGGATTATTGCCGAAGACCGAAAAACAACTATTCAAACGCTAACAAAGTTAAGGAATGATTTAGAGTTACAACAAAGACAATTAGAAAAAGCCAAAAACGAATTAATTCGGTTAAAACAGATGCGGGAGACCGAAGAGGCTAACTTAAAAGATGCTCAAGCCTTAGAGGCTAAAGTATTAGATAAGGTTCGCTCAGAGAAAGAACAGAATCGCATCTTGGAAAAAGAATTAAAGACTGCGATGGAGAAATTGGAAAAACTGATTGCTGATATGGAGATGAGACGCAAAGAACGAAAACTGCCACCAGGAACACATTTCTTAGAAATAATGAAAGGAAAATTGCCCTGGCCTTATTATGGCACAGTGATTGCTGAATTTGGTAGTGTTGAAGACCCAAAGTATAAGACCAGAATTAGAAATACCGGTATTGACATTAAATGTCCTTTTGGCGCTGAGATTCGAGCAATTGCTGACGGTAGAGTTGTCTATGCGGACCGGTTTATGGGATATGGGAATTTAGTTATTTTAGACCATAGCGATGGATATTATACGCTATATTCCAATCTGGCGGAAATGTCTTGTAGTGTTGGTATGAATCTTAAACAAGGAGAAGTGGTTGG
Proteins encoded:
- a CDS encoding permease-like cell division protein FtsX translates to MATKFLIQEGIRNILRNKSAFILSASVSAICLLLLSIFLVLTVNILRAKNYFEERIEIYAFLYDNADANDLINKISLLSGVRQVQYVSKAQALKELKNDLGDNAQLLDILGHNPLPAGLRIQIEPNYKLASRLSELEEKIRLLRGVRETWSGKDILVRLQRIIRIIIGLDAGILLIVFIAVVFIISRTVESTILARSREIEIMRLVGASSNMVKFPFYIEGLSHGLLGSIISFIIMIILFYIVAIEVPMLSLPIFSLLIFNVIAGSFLGLSGSYIALSHVLK
- a CDS encoding peptidoglycan DD-metalloendopeptidase family protein, whose product is MGRNTQIMLLLVNLSLIFLIFAQENIEHTRRELEKTREKLRALQEKIASLEKEESGVLKRIDAYAEKINLTKKMIRELKILQKNKENEIIAVTNQIIQTQKQIEARRSDLENVLINYYKQRRIYPLEIILSNRSLVDVYKKFIYLRIIAEDRKTTIQTLTKLRNDLELQQRQLEKAKNELIRLKQMRETEEANLKDAQALEAKVLDKVRSEKEQNRILEKELKTAMEKLEKLIADMEMRRKERKLPPGTHFLEIMKGKLPWPYYGTVIAEFGSVEDPKYKTRIRNTGIDIKCPFGAEIRAIADGRVVYADRFMGYGNLVILDHSDGYYTLYSNLAEMSCSVGMNLKQGEVVGKSKDILHFELRREGKAVDPLPWLSR